The Pelagibacterium halotolerans B2 nucleotide sequence TTCGATGGCAATCCCCAGCCCCGGCCGCCGCATGAGCGAAGGCGCGCGCTCGGGCCATTCGACAAGCACGATATCGCCCTCGTCCTCGATCAGCCCCAATTCGTCGATTTCCGATTCATCGGCCAGCCGGTAAAGATCGGCATGGATGATGCCACGATAGGGCTGGACGATGGCGAAGGTCGGGGAGGGGATTTCAAGCTCGGGTTCATCGAGCCGCGCCCTGATGATGGCCCGCGCCAGCGCGGTCTTGCCGGCCCCCAGATCGCCCTTGAGCGTTACGACATCTCCGGACAAAAGATGCGCGGCAATCGCCGCCCCGATGGCATCGGTCGCCGCCGCATCGGGCGCAAACAGCGCGATCATGGCCCTATTCGCCCGCGTTCTGGGCCAGCGCGGTGTTGGCGGGGATGATCACCGTCACCCGCGTGCCGCGCGGCTGGCGGCCCTCGATAAGGACCGAGCCGCCATGGAGATTGACGAAGGTCTTGACGATCGCCAGCCCCAGCCCGGCGCCCCGCTGGCGCCCCTCGACCGATTGCCCCTCGAAGCGCTGGAACATCGCGTTGCGCACATCCTCGGGAATGCCCACCCCGTCATCCTCGACGGCAAAGGCGATCCGCTCATTGCCGCGCGCCGAAACCGTAAGCCGCACCTGCGAGCCGGGATCGGAAAACCGCGCCGCGTTGGACAAAAGATTATAAAGCACCTGAACGATCCGCGTGCCATCGGCGACAAATGTCGGCAGATCGTCCTCGATCTCGACCGCCAGATCGACCTTTTCCTCACCGCCGGTAAAGGTCGCATCGAGCCCGGCCCGCGCCTTTTCGATCAGCGTGGAAATATCGAGCACTTCGGGGTTGAGCTGAGCAATCCCCGCATCGACCGTCGCCAGGTCCAGAATGTTGTCGATCAAAAGCCCCAGATTGGCGCTCGAAGACCGGATATAATCGGTATAGGCGCGCTGCTTGTCGGAAAGCGGGCCCACCTCGCCCGAGGCCAGAAGATCGGCAAAGCCGATAATGTTGGTCAGCGGCGAGCGCAATTCGTAGGAAACGTTCTGAACGAACGTATCTTTCAGCCGATCCGCCGCGATCAGCGCCTCGTTGCGTTCTTTCAGCACCCGCTCGTAATTGGCGCTTTCCGAAACATCCACGAACGTCATCATGGTCTGCCCGTCGGGCAGCCGCACCACGGCATAATCAAGCAACCGTCCGTCGGCGCGGGTGATCCGCCCCTTGGTATCCGACCGCGTGGGGTTGAGGTCGACGATCCGCTGTTTCAGATCCCCCCAGATGCGCCGCCCGTCCTCGGGAAACGCCTCGGCGCAGGCCCTTGCGATCTCGTCGATATGGGGGTGGCTGCCCAGCGTATTCATGGGCAGTTTCCACAGCATCGATAGCCGCGGATTGTGCAGTTTCAGCCGCCCGTTGGTGCCGAACACCGCAACGCCTTCGGTCAGGGCATTGAGCGTTTCGCGCTGTACGTGCATCAGCGCATTGTGCCGGGTTTCGAGCGCCAGCCGTTCGGTCATGTCCTCGAACACATAGATCACCCCGCCCGTGCCGGTGGCCGGTGCCGCGATCACATTGGCGCAGCGCCCGTCGGGCAGATACCAGGGCACCTCGCGCGGCGCGGTCAGCGCGTAGCTCATCAGATGCTTGCCGCGCCAGTCGCGATAATCGGTCTCCGCCGGCAGCGCCCCTTGCGTGCGCAATTTGTCCAGGATCGCCTTTTCATTGGGTTCGGTGTTGAGCCAGGCGGTGTCCAGCCCCCAGAAATTGGCGTAGGCGGTGTTGTAATGGGTCAGTTGCTGGCGCTTGTCGAACACGGCAATGGGCGTCGCGAGCGCATCGATCACCGTTGTCAGATGCCCCAGATCGGGCTCGGCGTCTTCGGTTTCGGCCGGCTTGGCCCGCGCCACCGGCAGGTAGCAATAGCCCGCGCTGCCGCCCGAAAGCGGAAACAGCACAAGTTCGAGCCCCCCGGCAATCGCGTGCTCCTCGGTAAAGGCGATGGTATCGGCCGCATCCTCGATGGCCTTCAAATGCCGCTCGCGCGTCGCCACGTCGAAAATATCGGGCGCCGTGCCGCGCTCGCCCTTGAGCCCCAGCGTGCGGGTAAAATGAAGATAGGCCGCATTTGTGTAGATCAGCAGCCCGTCCCTGTCGCGCAGCCAGGCGGGGATGGTGAGGTTCGAAAGGATGGCCTGTGCTTCGGCCGGCGAGGGCAGGCGGGTCAGGTCCGCGCCCTTGAGCGGCGGTTCCACATTGGCGCCCGATGGCCGCAGCCGCACGACCGCCGCGCCGCCCACCAGTCGCCCCGTGGCCCGGATGATCCGCCCGTCGCGCGCCGTCACCGAGGTTTCGAACACCCGCCCCTCGATCCGCAGATCGGTCAGCCGTCCCGCCAGCGCCCGCGCCGCTTCGTCTTCGAGCCAGGAGCGGAATTCGAGCACCGCCTGGGGGCGGCTTTCCCCCGGCAAGAGCGCCGTGATCGGCCCGATCACCGAGGGTTCGATCCCCGCGTCGCGCCAGATGATGGTGACTTCGGGCATCCCCGCCAATAGCCCCTCGAATTCATCGAGTGCGGCGCGCATCGCCCCCAGCTTTTCGCCGGCGTCGAGGCGGGCGGCTTCCGCTTCCCGCCGCCATTTGAGCGCCAGAAGCGTCGCCACCAGCCCGAACCCGGCGGCGCCCAGCGCCATCGTATAGGGCGCGGCGCCCGATATGGCGGTGGCTGCAAAAGGGGCGGCAAGGGCAGGGGAGGCGGCGATAAGCGCTGCGCCCGCAACGCCAACGGATACGAATCCCGTAAATCTCCGGAATCCCGCCGGCTGCATTCCTGATGCCCTCTTGCTCAATGATTTGCCTTGACTTGCCCCTGAGGTGGCCGGACAGCCCCCCGAATCAGTTAACCATAACCGCGCCGCGAATCGCGAAAAAGAGTCAAACTGACGACCCGTGGATAACTTAGGGCTTGCACAGTCCGTAGCAGCCCTTCTGATCCTGATTTGTTCCCCAAAAGGTTAACAAAAGGGGCGCCGAAGCGCCCCGGATCCGGTCATAAAGGTTAACGCGCCGGCCCTCAAACCCTCTGCCGTCATCCCGGCCCTGAGCCGGAATCCAGTAACGGGCAGCGTCAAAGGTTTCGGCTGCAGAGCCTCAATAGCGGTAGTGATCGGCCTTGAACGGCCCGGTTGCCGGCACCCCGATATAATCGGCCTGCGCCGTCGAAAGTGTCGTCAGCTTTGCGCCCAGCTTGGCCAGATGCAGGCTCGCGACCTTTTCGTCCAGATGCTTGGGCAGCACATAAACCTTGTTTTCGTAATCGCCGCCCTTGGTCCACAATTCGATCTGGGCCAGCGTCTGGTTGGAAAACGATGCGCTCATCACAAACGAAGGGTGCCCGGTCGCATTGCCTAGATTGACCAGCCGCCCTTCGGACAAAAGGATCATCTTCTTGTCGCCGGGAAATTCGACGATATCGACCTGCGGCTTGACGTTGGTCCATTTCAGGTTCCGCAGCGCGGCCACCTGAATCTCGTTGTCGAAATGCCCGATATTGCAAACGATCGCCATGTTCTTGACCCGGCGCATGTGATCGATGGTCAGAACGTCCTTGTTCCCCGTCGCGGTCACGACGATATCGGCGCGTTCGATCGCGTCCTCGAGCGTCACCACCTCATAGCCGTCCATGGCCGCCTGCAGTGCGCAGATCGGGTCGATCTCGGTCACCAGCACGCGCGCGCCGGCGCCGCGCAGCGATTCCGCCGAACCCTTCCCCACATCGCCGTAACCGCAAACGATCGCCACCTTGCCCGCCATCATCACGTCGGTGCCCCGACGGATGGCGTCCACAAGCGATTCCCGGCAGCC carries:
- the tsaE gene encoding tRNA (adenosine(37)-N6)-threonylcarbamoyltransferase complex ATPase subunit type 1 TsaE, with amino-acid sequence MIALFAPDAAATDAIGAAIAAHLLSGDVVTLKGDLGAGKTALARAIIRARLDEPELEIPSPTFAIVQPYRGIIHADLYRLADESEIDELGLIEDEGDIVLVEWPERAPSLMRRPGLGIAIEMGAAGNGRVLRVTARGREREGLAEALAPWRAEETQ
- a CDS encoding sensor histidine kinase, whose amino-acid sequence is MQPAGFRRFTGFVSVGVAGAALIAASPALAAPFAATAISGAAPYTMALGAAGFGLVATLLALKWRREAEAARLDAGEKLGAMRAALDEFEGLLAGMPEVTIIWRDAGIEPSVIGPITALLPGESRPQAVLEFRSWLEDEAARALAGRLTDLRIEGRVFETSVTARDGRIIRATGRLVGGAAVVRLRPSGANVEPPLKGADLTRLPSPAEAQAILSNLTIPAWLRDRDGLLIYTNAAYLHFTRTLGLKGERGTAPDIFDVATRERHLKAIEDAADTIAFTEEHAIAGGLELVLFPLSGGSAGYCYLPVARAKPAETEDAEPDLGHLTTVIDALATPIAVFDKRQQLTHYNTAYANFWGLDTAWLNTEPNEKAILDKLRTQGALPAETDYRDWRGKHLMSYALTAPREVPWYLPDGRCANVIAAPATGTGGVIYVFEDMTERLALETRHNALMHVQRETLNALTEGVAVFGTNGRLKLHNPRLSMLWKLPMNTLGSHPHIDEIARACAEAFPEDGRRIWGDLKQRIVDLNPTRSDTKGRITRADGRLLDYAVVRLPDGQTMMTFVDVSESANYERVLKERNEALIAADRLKDTFVQNVSYELRSPLTNIIGFADLLASGEVGPLSDKQRAYTDYIRSSSANLGLLIDNILDLATVDAGIAQLNPEVLDISTLIEKARAGLDATFTGGEEKVDLAVEIEDDLPTFVADGTRIVQVLYNLLSNAARFSDPGSQVRLTVSARGNERIAFAVEDDGVGIPEDVRNAMFQRFEGQSVEGRQRGAGLGLAIVKTFVNLHGGSVLIEGRQPRGTRVTVIIPANTALAQNAGE
- the ahcY gene encoding adenosylhomocysteinase codes for the protein MSAASNYAVKDISLAPYGRKEIEMAEIEMPGLMAIRSEYAASQPLKGARIAGSLHMTIQTAVLIETLVALGAEVRWASCNIFSTQDHAAAAIAEAGIPVFAHKGETLAEYWDFADRILDWGNGEVANMILDDGGDATMLVLIGARAETDPSVLANPSNEEEEELFKVIKRRLEKEPGFYSKCRAAIKGVSEETTTGVMRLYQLQEKGDLPFPAINVNDSVTKSKFDNKYGCRESLVDAIRRGTDVMMAGKVAIVCGYGDVGKGSAESLRGAGARVLVTEIDPICALQAAMDGYEVVTLEDAIERADIVVTATGNKDVLTIDHMRRVKNMAIVCNIGHFDNEIQVAALRNLKWTNVKPQVDIVEFPGDKKMILLSEGRLVNLGNATGHPSFVMSASFSNQTLAQIELWTKGGDYENKVYVLPKHLDEKVASLHLAKLGAKLTTLSTAQADYIGVPATGPFKADHYRY